AATGgcggacttttattttgaaatgtCCGCTTCTTTCGTCACTAGACAACCCGGAAGCGTCAATTTGACCTCAAAGGACACCAACACTTACTCTTTATAAAGTGTACGTTTACGGAAAATGTGATAAATTCAATAATTCATACGTTTTCCATTAGGAACAGGCATTATAACTAGTAAGATAGCAGACATACTGTTATGTGGTCTTCTTAGCAGCAAGTAGTAACGTCAGCTAGCTAAGCTTATCAAATGTAGGTACTTTTTATGTGGTCTTCTTAGCAGCAAgtagtaacgttagctagctagctaagcttAACAAATAGTTTTTTTGTGTTACATAAAAGCGAGGCAACTGTCATAAGCTATTTTTTCATTTGAACATACGTCCACGTGTTTCTTCTGGTTCTCGCATGTATACCAAACATATACTACTGTTTGTCAATGCAATGCCCTTACATTTTCATTTTCTGACTCAGGGCAATGGGATGGGCAGTGGTGTTGACGGGTTTCTTGCCTCTGTGTTTACGTCGACTTGCCCGCTTGACCGCCAACAATTACATGGGCGCAAGGATTCGTCCAGTCCGCACAGACCTGACTGTGTCATGTCGCTACCCTCTTTGGACAACCCATCTTGTGAGAACACTACATCTGTGCTCTAACTTGTGTGCTGGTCATAATAAGTGGTCTAAGGTGAAAAATATAAAAGGACCCAAAGATGCAGCCCGGAGTCGAATGTTCATGAAGTTTGGGATGATGATAAGAATTGCAGTCAAAGGTAAGCTTGACTGACAACTTGTTTGCTCCAATTCAATGCACTATATGTGAGCATTATGTGGAATGCTTTGACTGGTGCTGCATCAACCATCAACCAGATTTGCTTGTTAATTCTGTTTTCTACAGAAGGAGGATCTAGTAATCCAGAATTCAATCTAGCATTGGCAAATGTAGTGGAGCAATGCCGAGGCAAGAACATGCCCAAAGTTTCCATAGAAGCTGCCATCAAGGGAGCGGTAAGTTGACGGAATGATTAAAGTGAAATGTTTTTGTAACACTTGTAACACAGATATAATGCATTATGAtacaattacactgaacaaaaatataaatgcaacaatttcaaagattttactgcattaatgtaaggaaatcagtcaatttaaataaattcattagggcctaatctatggatttcacatgaatgggaATAAAGATGTGTATcttttggtcacagataccttaaaaaagtaggggcatggatagaaaaccagtcagtatctggtgtgaccaccatttgcctcaagcAGCCCGATATCTCCTTCACatcgagttgatcaggctgttgattgtggccagtggaatgttgtcccactcttcttcaatggctgtgcgaagttgctggatattggcgggaactaccccacctccaccatgggggaCTCTAttcacatcagcaaaccgctcaacCACACGACAACATACACGATGACGTCGTTGAAacccgggattcatccatgaagagcacacttctccaacgtgccagtggccatcaaaggtgagcatttgcccactgaagatGGTTAagacgctgaactgcagtcaggtcaagaccctggtgtgtCTAAAGATTTcttacagtttgtgcagaaattcttaagttgtgcaaatccacagtttcattagctgtccgggtggctggtctcagacgatcccacaggtgatgaagctggatgtggaggtcctgggctggcatggttacacgtggtctgcggttgaggcctgttggatgtactgccaaattctctaaatagacattggaggcggcttatggtagagaaataaacattcaatTTTCTTGCAACAGCTCTTGtgaacatttctgcagtcagcatgccaattgcatgctccctcaacttgagacatctgtggcattgtgttgtgtgacaaaactgcacattttagagtagccttttattgtccccagcacaatgtcCACCTGTTTAACGAtcacttcttgatatgccacacctgtcaggtggatgaattatcttttcaaaggagaaatgctcactaacagggatgtaaacaaatttgagaaaaataatcttttgtgcatatggaacatttctgtgatcttttatttcagctcatgaaacatttgtGATTCGAATCATACTCAAGTTCAAGTCGTGTGACTCTAGTCCACACCTCTGCTTTTGTCCTCTTCTCAGGAAAAGTCCAAGGCAGGAACCCAGCACACGTATGAAGCCAGGGGGCCTGGTGGCTGCATGCTGCTCATCGATATGCTAACTGACAACAACACCCGAAGTCACCAGGACCTCAAACATCTGCTCAGCAAACACGGGTCAGACCAGGGACTGGGGGGGTGTTTGGTAAATGTTTTAAGTGTTTCTTATGTTCAGTTTAGATAATGCAATTACTCGCAACATAATGAAAACTATGTCAGAGAGCCAGCGTCTGTTTACTGATCCATAGTTTATTTTTCTGTGTTTGTCCACAGAGCAGTGCTGTGTGACGGGGTGCGTCATAACTTCAGCAGGAAGGGGGTGGTGGTGGCACAGGGGCAGGGTGTGTCGTCCGAACGAGCTCTGGAACTGGCCATCGAGGCGGGAGCCGAGGACGTCCaagaaacagaggatgaggaTGATAAGTCCCTCCTACAGGTGAGACGTGGTTAGGGTCAATACATGCAGGAGAGCACTGATTTGGCCCTCGAGGGCTGCAGACCTGCTGGACTATGGAAAACCCAGggctgtgttcattaggcaccaaacatgGGGGGAAATTGATTGAAATAGGGGCTACCTGGATGATTATTCCATTGCTAACCATTTTAGAAcaccctaatgaacacaacccaggggTTTTCACGTCAATGTATAACATAAGTTGAACAAGGAAACATTGTGCCAGGGACAAATTAAAACCTGACCTCGAGGGTCTGAGTTGTAAACCCTTGAACTAGTGTCCTATCCAGCATCAATacattactttctctctctctgtcagtttgTGTGTGACATGACAGAGCTGAAGAAGGTGCGGACCTCGCTGGAAAAACTGGGTGTGCGCACTGTGTCCGCTGGCCTGGAGTTTGTGTCCCACACACCCACGCAGCTTCCACAAGCCCAGCTGGAGGCAGCCTTATCTCTGATAGAAGCCCTGAGCGACTGCCTAGACGTGGTGCGG
This DNA window, taken from Oncorhynchus nerka isolate Pitt River linkage group LG23, Oner_Uvic_2.0, whole genome shotgun sequence, encodes the following:
- the LOC115106703 gene encoding translational activator of cytochrome c oxidase 1 isoform X1; the encoded protein is MAMGWAVVLTGFLPLCLRRLARLTANNYMGARIRPVRTDLTVSCRYPLWTTHLVRTLHLCSNLCAGHNKWSKVKNIKGPKDAARSRMFMKFGMMIRIAVKEGGSSNPEFNLALANVVEQCRGKNMPKVSIEAAIKGAEKSKAGTQHTYEARGPGGCMLLIDMLTDNNTRSHQDLKHLLSKHGAVLCDGVRHNFSRKGVVVAQGQGVSSERALELAIEAGAEDVQETEDEDDKSLLQFVCDMTELKKVRTSLEKLGVRTVSAGLEFVSHTPTQLPQAQLEAALSLIEALSDCLDVVRVWDNIQAHD
- the LOC115106703 gene encoding translational activator of cytochrome c oxidase 1 isoform X2; translation: MGWAVVLTGFLPLCLRRLARLTANNYMGARIRPVRTDLTVSCRYPLWTTHLVRTLHLCSNLCAGHNKWSKVKNIKGPKDAARSRMFMKFGMMIRIAVKEGGSSNPEFNLALANVVEQCRGKNMPKVSIEAAIKGAEKSKAGTQHTYEARGPGGCMLLIDMLTDNNTRSHQDLKHLLSKHGAVLCDGVRHNFSRKGVVVAQGQGVSSERALELAIEAGAEDVQETEDEDDKSLLQFVCDMTELKKVRTSLEKLGVRTVSAGLEFVSHTPTQLPQAQLEAALSLIEALSDCLDVVRVWDNIQAHD